A region of the Longimicrobium sp. genome:
ACGCAAGCCGTGAGGGTCGGCGGCTACCAGTTCGAGGAAATCAGCCGCGAACTCGGCAGGCTGCGCCGGGCACGCGAGGGGGCTGATTATGTGCTGGATACTGATCCGCTGCAGTGGACCACCGTTCGCGATTACGTCAAACGGAGCCGCGCGCTCATCCGCAACCGAATCAAGGCGCTGCCGGAGGCCGAGTTCCGCCGGCTGCGCGTGCCGCGGGGGTGACTCCGGATGCGCCGCGGCGCGGCGGCAGTTCCCCATCTGCGCAGATCGTTGTAACATCATGGCCGCCGCGAGTTGAGCGCGGCTCACTCCCCCGCTGAAAATCTCCACGATGCGCAAGCCCCTTTCCCTGGCCGCGTGGGCCGTGGTCGCCGTGCTCGGCGCGTTCTCGCTCGGGCTCATCGCCCTGCACCGCGGCGAGACGATCAACGCCGCGTGGCTGGTGACCGCAGCCGTGTGCACCTACGCGGTGGCGTACCGCTTCTACTCGCGCTTCCTGGCGCGGCGCGTGTTCGGGCTGGACGACCGCCGTGCCACGCCCGCCGAGCGGCTGAACAACGGCGTCGACTTCGTCCCCACCAACCGCTTCGTGCTGTTCGGGCACCACTTCGCGGCCATCGCCGGCGCGGGGCCGCTGGTGGGGCCGGTGCTCGCGGCGCAGTTCGGCTATCTGCCGGGAACGCTCTGGCTGATCATCGGCGTGGTGCTGGCGGGGGCGGTGCAGGACTTCGTCATCCTCTTCTCCTCCATGCGCCGCGACGGCAAGTCGCTGGGGCAGATGGCGCGCGAGGAGATCAACACCGTGGCCGGTTTCACGGCGATGGTGGCGGTGCTGGCCATCATGGGCATCCTCCTGGCCGTGCTGGCGCTGATCGTGGTGAACGCGCTGAAGCACAGCCCCTGGGGGATGTTCACCATCGCCTGCACGGTACCCATCGCGCTGCTGATGGGGTGGTGGATGCACTCGTTCCGCCCGGGGCGCGTGGGCGAGGCGTCGGCCATCGGCGTGGTGCTCGTCCTGGCGGCCACGGTCGGGGGGAAGTGGGTGGCGGAGAACCCCGCCCTCGCTGCGATGTTCACGGTGGAGGGGAAGACGCTGGTCTGGCTGCTGATGGGCTACGGCTTCATCGCCTCCGTCCTTCCCGTCTGGGTGCTCCTCTGCCCGCGCGACTACCTCTCCACCTTCCTGAAGATCGGGACCATCCTGGCGCTCGCGGCCGGCATCCTCATCACGTTGCCGACCATGCACATGCCCGCGCTGACGCAGTTCATCGACGGCACCGGGCCGGTGTTCGCCGGGAAGCTCTTCCCCTTCGCCTTCATCACCGTGGCGTGCGGGGCGATCAGCGGCTTCCACGCGCTGGTGGCCTCGGGGACCACGCCGAAGATGCTGGTGCGCGAGGGCGACGCGCGCGTGGTGGGGTACGGCGCGATGCTGATGGAGAGCTTCGTGGGGGTGATGGCGATGGTGGCCGCGGGGATCCTGCAGCCGGGCGTGTACTTCGCCATCAACTCGCCCGCGGGCGTGGTGGGCGGCACGCTGGCCGAGGCGACGCGCACCATCGCCGCGTGGGGATTCGTGGTCTCGCCCGGCGACATGCAGGCACTGGCGCGGCAGGTGGGCGAGCAGACGCTGCTGGCGCGCACCGGCGGCGCGCCATCGCTCGCGGTGGGGATGGCGCAGATCTTCTCGGGGGTGTTCGGCGGCGGGACGCTGGTGGCCGTGTGGTACCACTTCGCCATCATGTTCGAGGCGCTGTTCATCCTCACCACCATCGACACGGGGACGCGCGTCGGGCGCTTCATGCTGCAGGAGCTGCTGGGGCACGCGTGGAAGCCGCTGGG
Encoded here:
- a CDS encoding carbon starvation CstA family protein, producing MRKPLSLAAWAVVAVLGAFSLGLIALHRGETINAAWLVTAAVCTYAVAYRFYSRFLARRVFGLDDRRATPAERLNNGVDFVPTNRFVLFGHHFAAIAGAGPLVGPVLAAQFGYLPGTLWLIIGVVLAGAVQDFVILFSSMRRDGKSLGQMAREEINTVAGFTAMVAVLAIMGILLAVLALIVVNALKHSPWGMFTIACTVPIALLMGWWMHSFRPGRVGEASAIGVVLVLAATVGGKWVAENPALAAMFTVEGKTLVWLLMGYGFIASVLPVWVLLCPRDYLSTFLKIGTILALAAGILITLPTMHMPALTQFIDGTGPVFAGKLFPFAFITVACGAISGFHALVASGTTPKMLVREGDARVVGYGAMLMESFVGVMAMVAAGILQPGVYFAINSPAGVVGGTLAEATRTIAAWGFVVSPGDMQALARQVGEQTLLARTGGAPSLAVGMAQIFSGVFGGGTLVAVWYHFAIMFEALFILTTIDTGTRVGRFMLQELLGHAWKPLGRTSWYPSVVLSSGLMVAFWGYFLYQGVVDPLGGINSLWPLFGISNQLLAAIALCVGTTVLIKMGKARFSWVTLGPLAWLSAVNFTAGWEKVFSADPKLGFFAHAGMIQAKLASGALPAGAKTVGDAHRMLFNDRLDAVVTLAFMAVVVMVLVASIAQWVLILSRRRPAVLTETPFVASAFAGD